The genomic stretch GAGATTCATCGTCCTTTGGTAATATGATATCCACCAGAGTAGTAAGTTTTTTACGCTCTTCGTCGGTGAAAAATGTTTCTGATAGCAGCTTTTGATCTATTTGCTTTTCTTCCTCAGTCCTGCCACCAATTGTACCTCCTTCCAGCAGCGCACGGGTAGGCAACTCCTGTTGCTCCGGAGAACAGCCGGTCAATAACAAACCTGTGCCTACAGAGCCGGTAAAGAGCAATTTTAGATTTTCTCTTCTGTTCATGGTTTAGATATTTTTCTTTTTCAATTCGGAAACTATGTAATCGGAAGTTCTCCAAGCCAAGGCCAGAATCGTCCAGGTTGGGTTTTTATCTGCCTGGGATACGAAAGGCCCTGCATCCACTACGAACAAATTATCACAGTCATGTGCCTGACAATTAGAATTCAACACAGAAGTGGAAGGATTATCTCCCATTCGTGTGGTCCCGACTTCGTGGATGATTCTCCCTGGAGCCAGAAGACCATATTTAGTTTCAGGGCCTGGTTTGGTTCCTAGTAATATGCCGCCTGCTTCGGTGAGGATCTCCTCGAAGGTATCATGCATGTGCTTTGCCTGCTTTACTTCTTGGTCTGTCCAGTTGTAATTGAATCTCAAAACAGGAATTCCATACTTATCTACCGTATTGGGATCGATCTCACAGTAGTTGTCGTACATAGGTACACTTTCTCCCCTGCCTGACATACCCAGCGTGGAACCATAAAGTTTACGAATGTCTTTTTTCATACCTATCCCATATCCACCATTCTGGCTGGGTTCACCAAATTCGTCCTTGATATACTGGCGCATGGAATTCATGCTTCCACCGCTACCATAGGCAGGCTGGCTCATTCCACCCCAATATTCTATATGGTATCCTCTGGCAAAATCCAGTTTTTTATTATCACCCCACCATGGTGTGTACATGTGCATACCTCCTACTCCATCTTCATTGTACCGCTCGCGGTCCATTAAACTAGGTACTATGGCCATACGGTCTGTACCTGTGGAGTCATGTAAGTATCTTCCTACCATTCCCGAACTGTTTCCCAAACCATCTGGATGGGACTTCGATTTGGAGTTCATCATGATCCTGGCAGATTCACAAGCTGATGCGCCCAATACCACTACCCTTGATTTCAGTTTGTACTCTTTCATGTCAACTTTACTCACGAAAGAAACCCCTGTCGCTTTTCCACTATCATCAGTAGTGACTTTCCTCACCATTGAATGTGTGTATAGATCCACTTTACCTTTTTTCATAGCGGGATGAACCAAGCAGGTTCCTGCAGAGAAATCCGCGTACACCTGACAAGCCCTATTGCATTGGGCACAGAAAAAGCAAACTCCCCTTTCTTCGTTGATTGGACGAGTGAGCATGGAAAGACGTGCAGGGATCATGGGTACACCGATCTTATCCGCCCCTTTTTTCATATAAAGTTCGTGCAGACGCGGCTTAGGAGGAGGAAGGAAAAATCCATCTGGCTCATTGTAGATCCCTTCTTTGGTTCCAAAGACACCAATCAGCTTGTCCACCTTATCGTAATAAGGCTTAAGGTCATCGTATCCAATAGGCCAGTCATGTCCCAGCCCATCTATACTGGCCCGCTTGAAATCATTGGGCCCAAAACGCAGAGAAATCCTTCCCCAGTGGTTTGTTCTTCCTCCGACCATTCTGGATCGGAACCAGTCGAATTCAGTACCATTTTTTTTGGTGTAAGGCTCGCCGTCGATATCCCAACCACCAATAGCCGCATCAAAATCGCCAAAGGGGCGGATTCTGGTACCGGCACCGCGTCTTGCAGATTCCCATGGCGGCCTGAGCTGGGTACGATCTTCTTCCTTAGCGGGGTCAAAGTCACCTCCGGCTTCCACTACAGCCACAGATAGACCGGCTTCAGATAAGATTTTTGAAGCCATACCACCTCCAGCACCGGAACCTACTATGATTACATCATAGGCTTCACCGGAATTTTTGATTTGAAAACTCATTTGATAGAATTTACTTTATTGATGTGATTCAAGTTTTTAGAAATAGAAAAGCGGATTTCCGAAGAACCTCCAGCTTTACCGATGTAATCCTAAATTAACAAAATTATTTCCTCTCAAACTTGCGGAATTACCTATTCAGACTGAATCCAAGGAGGGATAATGAAGGGTGGAATCGATTGATATGATTCAAAAAATGCCCATATAAGCTAATTTCAAGCTTTTTCCACACTCAACCACGCTTATCCCGTTTTAAAAAAAGTCAGAAAACTTCTTCAATTTTTTTATAAATGGACAATTAAGCTTTTGAAAAATATCTTTGCGTAAGCACTATCCAAATGCTTTTAAGCCTCTTTCTCAACTCACCAAAATTTCAGGTAGGAAATTGGGGAGATCGGATTCTTCTACTTTGGGAGACCTTCTTCAAGGTATTTTAAAAGAAGGTCACTTCAAAGTAGTAGCGATTGGGAAAGATGTTTCGTTATACAGATGTCTACTTACTTTGCTAATTATGAAACACTTGTTTGCACTCTTTTTAGCGTCCTTCCTTATCACATCATGCACTGAAGACCCCGAACCCAATGGAGTACTCATTCGGGTTGAAAACAGTTCTGAAGTAGATTTTAAAGACGTATTAGTGAACTCAGGATCTGGAAATGTGGAGTTCGGTACTATTAGAGCCGGTAAAAAATCAGAATATAAGGGATTTGAATCAGCCTATCGCTGTGGTTTTGTGAGCCTATTAGCAAATGGGACAGAATCACGAATCCAGCCCTACGATTATGTAGGAGAAACTCCACTTGAAATAGGGTATTACACATACAAAATCGGCATGAATAGGTCTGATTCAGACACTCCCAATTTGACTTTGTAGCTGGTGATCGATAATTAAGGTAGTTTGTGAAAGATAAAGGGGAATTCAGATTCACTTTTTAAAGTAAAATAGACTACAAGCGTTATCTCACTCATTTTCAATACAGTTCAAAAACCCGTTGAAATTTTCTTGATTTTTTTTAGGAATCATTTCTGTAAAAATGTTTGTCGGAAATAAATTTCATTACATTTGCATCCGATTCAAGAGCAAGTCTTGGCTCAAAAAGTAAAAGTTCGGGGTTTAGCGTAGCCCGGTATCTCGTCCCGATTTAGATCGGGAAGTCCGTAGCTTCGAATCTTGAATGGAATAATTTTAAACAATAATAGTAACTCGGGGTGTAGCGTAGCCCGGTATCGCGCCACATTTGGGATGTGGAGGTCGTAGGTTCGAATCCTGCCACCCCGACGAAACCTGTTTCAAGGGAAATCAAAAGCCTGTAAATCTACTGATTTACAGGCTTTTCTGTTTTTTAGCCTTTAGTTCATATCAATGAATATCAAAAAAAATGTGCGTTATTCGGTGACCTAATTTAATGCTTAAATTTAAGACCCAGAAATAATCTTATATCTCTGATGATCAATGATTAGTATTAAATTAATTAAACCTTATTTGATGTATTTTCCCAGCTTGCACTAGGCTAAAGTGCACTTACCCGGATTTGATCAAATCAGCATTTTTCTTAGACGCCAACCTCACTATAGCTTCAGAAATATCTATTTCCAGGTAATTTAGACCTGGCAATTCCTCAAATAACCTTTTTAGATGCTCCCCTTAGTCCCATTCCCTTGATAAGTCTGGCTGATCATATTGCTGTTGGACCGAAACATAGTTTCACCCACTTCCTTGGCATGTACTCCCGAGGGGAGCGAAGCTGCTGCCCCAACATTGTCACATCTAATTCTTCTTCGTTCATTTGTCCAAAGTAGCTAAATCAACTCATATTCAATTACATTAAAAAACAAGGCAGCCGAGTATGGAATTACCCGGCTGACTTATCGTCTATACTAATGCTAGATCAAAAAAGACTGGACAACCTTCAATCAAAAATCTCTTTAAGCTTCGCATTTAACACTTCACCTCTCAACCCTTTATCTACTATTTTTCCTTCAGGACTGATTAGAAAGTTGGCAGGAACACCACGCACACCATATAGCACCGCCACTTCATTCTGCCAACCTTTTAAGTCTGATACCTGTGTCCAAGGCAAGTCATCCTTTTCCACAGCTTTTAACCATTTTTCTTTGGACTCATCCAGCGAAATACCCACAATATTAAATCCTTTATCATGATACTTCAGATACTCCGCCCGGAGGTTGGGGTTTTCTGCTCGGCATGGCCCGCACCAGCTGGCCCAAAACTCCAATAAAACATATTTTCCTTCATAATCCTCCAAACTGACGACCGATCCATCAACATCGGTTTGAGAAAATGGCAACGCCATTTTACCTTCTTTGACCAAGTCCAAATTATCCAAATGGGTAGCTACTTCTTTTCCTTTTTTAGTGGCAGTGACAGCTTCCGACAAGCCGGCATAAAGCACAAGTGATTCCTCTAAATTTTCCTCATTACTATAATTCATCAATTCATTTAAGCTTGCAAAGCTATTTGGGAATTCCGCTACGAATTGTTTTCTAATTGTTGCTTCGGATTTATACATCGAATCAGCAATAATCTGATACTTGACTGATTTCACTGAATCACCGTCTTCAACAGCCTGCTGCGCCAAATTCCAGTACTTCATTACCGAATCCCTATGCACCTGAATTCGTTCTTCCAAAATTTCAAAATCATCTTGAATGGTTGATCCACTTACATCTACTTGCAGAAGCGAATCAAACGTTCCCGTGAGTTTCATCGCTCTATTTTCCACGTAAAATACTTTCTGAAACATAGCTTCATCAGAATAAATCATCACAAATTGGGGTTCATCGACTGTGCCTGAAACACTGAATTTCCCTTGATCCACTAGCAAGGTGTCCTTGTGATCCCCTGCCGAGTCTCTGTGCATGAAGTAAACTTGAGAAACATCGAGACCTTTGATATCACCCTCAATGGTAAAGTGATCTGAATCCGTCTCGGTTTGTTCACGTGACGGTTGACAGGCATAAATCCCTAGGGCTAAAATTAAAGTAGCTAAAATATTTTTCATATGATTATAATTTGTTTTTAAAGGCCATATGGAATCCCTGCCTGCCGGCAGGCAGGTCGCATATGGGATAATCATCCCAGTGTGCGTCGCTTTCGACATGTTCGATTTCATTAATTTTATCTGGATTATAGGTTAAAATTTACGTTGATGCTGAATATGGTACAGTTATAAGGAGTTTAGTTGATTAAGGCTTTTAATCGGCTGACTGGAATGACCTCCCTTGAAACCATTTGGACGTTCTGATCAGAATTGTAAAGTGCCAGCGTGGCAGACACAATACCCACTACATTACCCTTGGCATCAAACACTGGAGCACCACTCGACCCTTGAGAGAAATCTGCTGTAACACTCGTCTTTTTTGTATCATTCCGAAGGTAACTCCTCGTCGCAAAGCCTGTCGTAAAAGAATAAAACATGGAATGCGGGTGCGAAATGATACTCACATCTTGGCCGGGAACAATATCCTGACCCAAAGGCAATACATTCGTTTTCCTATCCATGGCATCAAATCTAAAAATGGCAACATCATCATTGAAGCTTGCCGCAAGAACCTCCTTCACAGGATAAACATGCCCATCAAAATCCATCACAACCACCGCCAAATCAGAATTTTCGTCTGTAGCATCCCCTTTGAATATATGATAGCTGGTCACAGCTATTCCTTCTTCGGCAATGACGAAACCGGAAGCAGCCCGTAGATGTGTATTAGGACAATCATCACATTTATATATCGTAGCTACTACGAGAACACCAGAAGCATTTACCTTATATAGTTCAGATCCTCCAATCTCTTTTTGAAAGGATTCGAGTAGGTTAAGTTCAACATGACTGTTAACCAGTTGAGTAGCCAATGTAGAAAACCTTTCAGGATGTCTTTCCTCCATAAGCTTATGTGCTTCCTTATCGATATGTTGGAAAACGGCATCATCTATAGTGACCCCGGGCTCCGATTCGTAAACTTTTTTTGTCTGTTGGGCGTAGCCAGCAAGCCCAAGAAACATAAACATATTGCAAAGTATCAATTGGAATTTTAAAAACTTAAATTTCATTTTTTTATAAATTAAAACAGAAGATATAACTGACTAATTGAAACACTATACCGAGAACTCAGCCCCACCTATCCTTAAGTAAAGCTCAAGTCTAAATACCCTAAACTTTAACAGAAAGTATTGTTTAAAAACAGGTAAATTAAGAAATAAATGCGTATTCGAAATGACACGAAAACAAACCACTTATATAGGTAATAAGACCCTTCCACACATTCCCAGCCCATTCTGTTATTTTTAACAGTAATATTGAAATGACAATATGTTGCAAGTGCTATTCTCGTATATACACGTCAACTGGAGCACCTATAAAACCATCAATTTGATGAGCTATATCTCCTCCTTTTCCGGTTCCGATATCCAAATAATATAAACTTCCTTCCGTTCCGGCTATGAGGTAATTGCTATTGGGGACAAACTTAATCATAGTCACCTTTTTACCTCCAAAATCAGCCGAGAGAGCCCTGATTTCCTCATTGATTGGATTATAGCGGTAGATTTTATCATTTGATGTGAAATAGATAATACCTAATTGATTACCGATCCAGATATTGGATTCGCCTATCAAATCCGGACGGGCAAAATCACGTACATAATCCGTCACGAAAGTATCTCCATTCAACATAAATTTAAACTCCACAAAGCTATTTGCAGAATCAACTCCATAAGCATATGATGTTGCCCCATTCAAATAAAGCATATGAGAATAGGAGACCAAGCCAGGCCTTTTAGGATCAAACCCAGTGCCTACTGTATCTACTTTATAATCTACTCCGTAATACGCTCCACTGCTAGCAAAACGAACGAATCGATAATGTTTAATATCAAAACCGAGGTAATACTGGAAATCCACATAGATATAGCTTCGGGCTAGTGAGTAATCTCCAGCAATAGCATTACCATACCTTCCATAATCCGGGCTAATATCCTGTGTACTCGTAGTTCCTAAATATAATTTGTTATTAAATACCCCTGTAGAAGACCCCAACATGGTTGGATAAACATAATCTGGCATAATTGAAGTTGGCGGTGAGAAAAAATTATCCTCGAGCGTTGCTTCAAAAAACATCGTATTGGCATTAATGCCTATCCCCGGATTGACCTCATCCTTTCCTAGAAACCAATACTTCGTCAGACCTGTATTTGTATTTGCCTGATTGACGATTGGCACAAGTTGAAACGGGTTATTCGGAAGGGATCCACTATTCAGACTTTCATACAAGTTGTTGATAACTGTGGAATCAGGTTTTACAAATGCAAGTTTGCCTTGTCCATTATCATCACATAGCGTTACGATTCCCTTAGAAAACTGTGTCTGGCATTCAATAGTAAATGGGTAGAAATATTTCATTCCATTAGAATTGTCCAATACGCTATAAATACCGGAATATCTGCCCGCTTTAAATCCGAACTGTATATCCAGATTTTTCCCTATATAGGTCTCGTGTCTCATTTCCTCGGCTATTGTAATTTGCCACTCAAAAGAGAAATTATCCGTTTCCGCCATGCTGTGCTCCAGTTTAGGATGTATTCGCAAGCTATCTCCTACTGACACTTGAAAGACCGAATCGGCAACACCAATTACCACGGGTTCCTCAGGGAGATCATAGTTGTAGCTTCCCAAGTCCTCATAACATGAGGTTGCCAAAAACAGGCAGCACAATATGGATAAGATTAAATATGGTTTCATATGATTATAATTAGTCTTTTAAAGGCCATATGGAATCTCGCATTTTTGATAATCATCCCGATGTGTGACGATTTCCGTTATGCTCGATTTCATCTACTTAAAATTTGTTTTTGGTCATTACTTGTCCCACACTTGACTTGGGATAGAGTCTTGCAAGGTTTATCTTTCCCTACATGCATTTAATTTACCGTCACCCGTTCGTTGTGTTCATTGTAGAAATAGAACTTGGCATCATCAGGATAATAAGTCAGTTCGTATTTTACCTCAGGATTTGAAATACTGTAGAAATAGTACAATTGATCACTTGCCTTATCCAGGGAATATTCCTCAGAGTGAGCCTCAACCCAAGTGAATGGATCATTGATGAACTTTCTCAGCTGGTCTATTAGAAAAAGACTTCTAGGAATAAACAGGTAATCCGCATAGGAAGAGATCAAATCCTGGTTCCCGACAGAGATCAAATAAAGCTGATGCTTGGTACGGGAATAAGCACCCAACTGACCAGCCCACAAATCCCACCATTCCGGTTTTTCCAATCTATTGGAGAACACCACTTTGGCGCCAATAAAATCAGGAAAGCGAACCCCAAAATCCTCACCACTTTGAAGCACAAGACTGACTGACACTGAAGTGTCTGCAAGAATGGGGTCATCACTATACATAATGAAGGGAATGGATATTTGCCCCGAATCCGCAGGCATGATATAGTATGATTTCAGTGGCTCATAATGGGTGCCCGAAATAGCAGTAGTCGCTGAATCAACCACAGATATATTAAATTTCCTTTCATAAGAGACCCTTTTGCCTGAGATGGTCACCGGAAGGAAAACCGTATCAGATCCTAAATCGGGATTATAAGCAAAAGTGTAAAAAACACTATCTCTGTTATTGGTGTTATCATCATCAAAATCAAAGAAAATATTGTCAGGAGAATGGTATAAAAGCTCTTCTTCATCCTTGCAAGAAAACAAGGAGAGAGATGCTAGGATAAGTAGGGTAAAATATCTTGTCATATTAAGCTAGTTTATATATCAATCTCTGTTTCCAAAAACAATTTCATCATCGGGCATAGGCCAGACAAAGACCCGATTGCTAGCAGCAATAGTCCCACCCGAATGGGCCAAAATATCCCGGTTCAATCTCTTGTACATGTAGAATATCTGGCCTTCTCCGTAAAACTCCTTACGAGCCTCTTTAATTAACTCAGATATAAAAAACTCATAATCAGCTTCATTATTAATCTCAGTACCTATACCGCGATTAAACCTCACTGTATTGAAGTATGTCCAGGCAATTTCCGGATTTGTGTCAAAACTGCACTCTGCGGCGATGTAATACATCTCGCTCAATCGCAATGCTGGTGCTATCAGGCTATGTAGATTCGAATTTCCGTCACGTTTGTATTTCATAAACAAGAGTTTTGTTGTGATCCCATCACTTTCTTGCTTCATCCATTCTTTAAACCTGAAGTCATCCGCCCCTACGCCACCTGTTTCATAGATGATATTACCTTCTGCTGACACGATAGCTGTACTGGTGGCAATGTTTTCAAACCTGTTTCTCAGATCATTTTCCCTGGCAGGTATATACCATCCGAAAATCAATTCTTTGTATAGAATCCGATCTTTGAGTTCATCGTCATCCGCCGTAAAATCATTTTTATCTGTCCACGGAAACTTGCCTGATTCAATAACCTCCAATGCATATTTGAGCGCATTCTCCTGGTCGTTTTTATACAAGTACACCCTTGCCAACTCCGCACAAACAGCGTAGTAATTCATTCGATGCCTTCTGTTTTGCATAAACAGATCGTTGCCCTGTTCTTCATTGGATCCATCATCCGGTAGACCATCAAAATCATTATTATAAGTGTAGCCTACCACATAGCTATCTGTTAAAATTGGATCAGATTCCAATAATGTTCTTGCTTCAAGTAATTCAGCAATGATCAGATCCAACACTTCTGATACAGTGGATTGAGGTGTAATCTCTGTAGAGTAATTGATCACATAAGGAATAGCCGGTGAAGCAGGATTATTACGAAAAGATGGTGCGAACAACCGTAACAAATCAAAATGCAGGTAAGCTCTAAGAGCCTTGGCTTCACCTTTTATCAACGGGGCATAAAGCGCATTCGTAAACACACTTTCCTTTTCGTCGATGTTTTCAAGAATGAGGTTGCAATTCCCAATAGCATTGTACAGACCTATCCATATATTGTTCTTCCTAGTAACAAAAGAATTGTTCAGGTAGTTGAAGTCAGCCGTCTCGGCGTAGGTTTCAGCCAGTGTATTGGAACCATTCGTCATGGAATAATTCTGGGCCAAAACGTCAAGAGAACCAAAAGTTAGTTCGTTGCCATATATGTCCCCTTCCGTACTCCTTACATAAACACCATTAAGTGCTTCAAAAAAACCGTATTCAGTACTAAACAAAACCTCCTTTTCAATTTGGGACTCCGGTCTTACATCCAGATAATCCTGACATGAAGAGAAAATGAGTAGGCCTGAGCATAATATCAGGTATTTTTTCATTTCTATTCTTTTAGTAAAATAAATTTCTTTTGTCAATTTGATTGGCTTCATTTCTGATCAGAATCTCGCCTGAACGGAGAATGTAACCATCCTGGCAAACGGGTATTGAATACCGCGTTCCAGCTTCACAGGAGCCCATCTCCAGATGTCATTCATAGTCACCGTGAATTTCAGACTCTGCATTTTCAGATCTTTAGCCAGCTTGCCATAGCTTTCGTAGCTCAGATTAGCCGAGCGCAACTCTACGGCATTGTCCGCCTGCAAAAACCGGGAGGAGGCATTCGTGTTTTCCCTGATCGCTATATCCTTGAAGAAGGCTATGTCTCCTGGTTGCTGCCATCTTTCCGACAACACCCGTCTATCTGCATTGTACCTTGGGTCAGCATTTTCCACACGATCCACCAAAGTCTGATTATAAAGATCCCCACCCAGCTTGGTGTAAAAATTAACTGATAGGAAGAAATTCTTATAAGAGATATTGGTGCCGAAGGTTCCGTCGATTAGAGGCGAACTATCACCCACAGGTACATTGTCTTTCGCATCGTATTCGTAGGTAATTGTCCCATCTTTTTTTACATAAAGTTCTCTTCCATTTTCCGGGTCAATGCCCAAAGAAGGAACTGCATAAATAGTGTTCAAGGATTCTCCCTCACGAAATCTCAATAATGGCGCACCTCCCTGACCTTCGTCAACCTCATCGTTATACTTCTTCAGCGATTCGGAGATTTTTTTGATGGTATTCTTGTTATGTGCGATATTTGCAAAGAGCCCTACAAACCAACCACCTGCCCCTTGGACCACATTGGTTCTAAACAAAACCTCAAAACCCTTATTCTCCATCGTACCAAGATTGGCTTTATAAGAACCGAACCCAACAGATGACGGTACGATGATATCCGCCAGCACATCTTCGGTATTTCTATAATAGTACCTCGGCAGGAGGTAAATCCTATTATTGAAAAGCGAAACCTCAAGACCAAGATCATAGTTTCGCGTTCTTTGCCATTTCAATGACTCGTTTCCATAACCCAGACTCACAGCACCTACGCCGGTAGAATACCAGTCATTTCTATATTCATAAGTGGTTTTGGACATGTAGGATGGAAAAGAAACATCTCCGGTAACACCCGTGGTAGCCCTTATTGTGAATCTATTAACATAAGATTTATCAGATAAAAAACCCTCATTATGCAGGTTCCAACCAATACCGGCCGCCCAAAAGGGAGCATATTTGTTTTCGGTTCCAAATTTTGAGGATCCATCTATTCGGGTGGCTAGATCAAAGAGGTATTTATCCTTGATAGAGTAATTAATATTGGCAAAAACTCCCAGCATTCGCTCTACAGACCTATCCCCATTTGGAGAGGAATTTTCTTCATAGCGATTGGCAAAAGAAATATTTGTGAATCTGTCACTTATGAATCCTGTCGCAGTAAAGCTCTTGAACTCACTACTGTAGGATCTCCAGTTGGCACCCAGGGATGCATTGAAAAAATGTTCGCCAATTACTTTATTGTACGATGCCACAAAATTCCCATCTATAGCAGTCTCATTTGCACTTGCATAATCATACCGCCCTCTCCTTTTAAGGTCATCACCAGTATAGTTGTAGAATTCATTGCTAAAAGGTGATTGGTATTTATCCCTATCCGAAAGCATTCTGTTCAAACTGATCTGCGCATTCATACGCAAACTTGGCGTAACCTGGTAAACAGTGGAAAACGAATTGATAATCTGCGTGTAATTCTCAATATCAGAATTGCTCAGGGTAGCATTGTAGGTGGGATTTAGACCCACATCCTGTAGCTGATTGCCGCTGGCCTCTCGTCGCTGCCAGCTATCCACCACTTGGAGAATATTGCCATTATCGTCCACTTTAGGATAATAGGGATTCATTCTTGCATAGTCGGAAAAACTGCCATAAGGAGACTCTTGACTTTTTGTTACCGTGATTGCCAGTTGATTATTGAAAGTGATTTTATCTTTCAAATTGTAGGTTAGCCTCAAGTCCCCTCCATATCGGTTTCATTCAGAGCCTTTCATGACACCTTTCATGTTTTGATATCTTCCTGACACTCCATATAGCATCGTACTGGATCCACCCTCTGCATAAATGGAGTGCGAACTTCCTATGGATCTCTCTACGGGTTCGGACAACCAGTAGGAATTCACACCGCTCACCACGTTCTTCTTCTTCTGATAATAGAGCATATCCAATTCATTCTGGCTATTCCCATTGGTATTGGTAGTGGTGCTATAAAGCCCGGCCAATCGCTCATATTCTAGCTTTTCCTCCGCATTTAGCAACTGGTAAACCGATAAGTCCGGCCCACTGATATTTACATCGCCAGTATATGTGACATGGATTTTTCCTTCCTCCGGAGGGTTGGTCGTGATGACTACCACGCCATTGGCAGCTCGGGAACCATAAATAGCGGCAGCGGCGGCATCTTTCAGCAAAGTAATAGAAGCAATCCTGTTAAAATTAATATCGAAAACAGTTTGAATACTCACCTGAAAGCCATCCAATATGAAGGTTGGGAGATTTGGATTATTGATCAATGAGGCCTTGCTCAAATTAAACCCATCAGTAGATTCAGGACTATTGCTTGGAAGCCCTGTGGAACCTCTGACCGTAATTTCCGGTATGGAGTTTGGGTTCGACCCTAACGAGGTGTTTTCCGTTACTCTAAACGAAGGGTCAAATAATTGAATAGCAGCAAGGATATTAGTAGGATTGGCCTGCTTCAAATCCTCGCCTGAAATAGTGATTGTAGTCCCGGTAAACGATTCCTTCCTGATCTCAGAGTAACCATTGACCACCACTTCACTCAACTGCCCTACCTCTTCTTCCAGCGTAATCTGAAAGATACTTTGATCTCCGATTTTCACATTCTGGACTTTATATCCTATAAAGGAAACTACAAGAACATCCTCTTCATTTTCCTCAGGAATAGAAAACTTAAAAAATCCGTCAACATCCGTAGTTGTTCCAATGCCAGTACCTTTCAGCATGATAGTGGCCCCCACTATAGTTTCTCCTCTTTTATCCGTTATTTTTCCGGAAAGGATCTTTGCTTGGGGTGATTTGACCGGAAGGATAAAGTTTTTTTCACCCTCTTTCTTTTCTTCTGATATATGTTTAAAAAGAACAAGCTGTCCACTCATTTCTTTGTAATCCACTCCAAAATCTGATAAGGTGACGTTAAGCACCTCACTCAGCTTTTGCTTGTTGAATTTTGGTGAGATCTTTTTATTCACAGGGATTACCGATGGACTATAGACAAACCTAACATCTGCCATAGCCTGAAGGCTCTCCAAAAAGTCGATGATCTCGACCTGTTCTAATGAAATAGAAATTCTTTTATCTAATACCTGACCGTTAGCCATTCCGATGGAAAGTATCATGGCTATAGTCAATAGCATGGATATTCTATTAAAAATATCCTTTAAAGCATACAGCTGCTTTCTTTTCATATATTTGT from Algoriphagus sp. NG3 encodes the following:
- a CDS encoding GMC family oxidoreductase; the encoded protein is MSFQIKNSGEAYDVIIVGSGAGGGMASKILSEAGLSVAVVEAGGDFDPAKEEDRTQLRPPWESARRGAGTRIRPFGDFDAAIGGWDIDGEPYTKKNGTEFDWFRSRMVGGRTNHWGRISLRFGPNDFKRASIDGLGHDWPIGYDDLKPYYDKVDKLIGVFGTKEGIYNEPDGFFLPPPKPRLHELYMKKGADKIGVPMIPARLSMLTRPINEERGVCFFCAQCNRACQVYADFSAGTCLVHPAMKKGKVDLYTHSMVRKVTTDDSGKATGVSFVSKVDMKEYKLKSRVVVLGASACESARIMMNSKSKSHPDGLGNSSGMVGRYLHDSTGTDRMAIVPSLMDRERYNEDGVGGMHMYTPWWGDNKKLDFARGYHIEYWGGMSQPAYGSGGSMNSMRQYIKDEFGEPSQNGGYGIGMKKDIRKLYGSTLGMSGRGESVPMYDNYCEIDPNTVDKYGIPVLRFNYNWTDQEVKQAKHMHDTFEEILTEAGGILLGTKPGPETKYGLLAPGRIIHEVGTTRMGDNPSTSVLNSNCQAHDCDNLFVVDAGPFVSQADKNPTWTILALAWRTSDYIVSELKKKNI
- a CDS encoding TlpA disulfide reductase family protein is translated as MKNILATLILALGIYACQPSREQTETDSDHFTIEGDIKGLDVSQVYFMHRDSAGDHKDTLLVDQGKFSVSGTVDEPQFVMIYSDEAMFQKVFYVENRAMKLTGTFDSLLQVDVSGSTIQDDFEILEERIQVHRDSVMKYWNLAQQAVEDGDSVKSVKYQIIADSMYKSEATIRKQFVAEFPNSFASLNELMNYSNEENLEESLVLYAGLSEAVTATKKGKEVATHLDNLDLVKEGKMALPFSQTDVDGSVVSLEDYEGKYVLLEFWASWCGPCRAENPNLRAEYLKYHDKGFNIVGISLDESKEKWLKAVEKDDLPWTQVSDLKGWQNEVAVLYGVRGVPANFLISPEGKIVDKGLRGEVLNAKLKEIFD
- a CDS encoding serine protease, whose protein sequence is MKFKFLKFQLILCNMFMFLGLAGYAQQTKKVYESEPGVTIDDAVFQHIDKEAHKLMEERHPERFSTLATQLVNSHVELNLLESFQKEIGGSELYKVNASGVLVVATIYKCDDCPNTHLRAASGFVIAEEGIAVTSYHIFKGDATDENSDLAVVVMDFDGHVYPVKEVLAASFNDDVAIFRFDAMDRKTNVLPLGQDIVPGQDVSIISHPHSMFYSFTTGFATRSYLRNDTKKTSVTADFSQGSSGAPVFDAKGNVVGIVSATLALYNSDQNVQMVSREVIPVSRLKALIN
- a CDS encoding PKD-like family lipoprotein, producing MKPYLILSILCCLFLATSCYEDLGSYNYDLPEEPVVIGVADSVFQVSVGDSLRIHPKLEHSMAETDNFSFEWQITIAEEMRHETYIGKNLDIQFGFKAGRYSGIYSVLDNSNGMKYFYPFTIECQTQFSKGIVTLCDDNGQGKLAFVKPDSTVINNLYESLNSGSLPNNPFQLVPIVNQANTNTGLTKYWFLGKDEVNPGIGINANTMFFEATLEDNFFSPPTSIMPDYVYPTMLGSSTGVFNNKLYLGTTSTQDISPDYGRYGNAIAGDYSLARSYIYVDFQYYLGFDIKHYRFVRFASSGAYYGVDYKVDTVGTGFDPKRPGLVSYSHMLYLNGATSYAYGVDSANSFVEFKFMLNGDTFVTDYVRDFARPDLIGESNIWIGNQLGIIYFTSNDKIYRYNPINEEIRALSADFGGKKVTMIKFVPNSNYLIAGTEGSLYYLDIGTGKGGDIAHQIDGFIGAPVDVYIRE
- a CDS encoding DUF4843 domain-containing protein, producing the protein MTRYFTLLILASLSLFSCKDEEELLYHSPDNIFFDFDDDNTNNRDSVFYTFAYNPDLGSDTVFLPVTISGKRVSYERKFNISVVDSATTAISGTHYEPLKSYYIMPADSGQISIPFIMYSDDPILADTSVSVSLVLQSGEDFGVRFPDFIGAKVVFSNRLEKPEWWDLWAGQLGAYSRTKHQLYLISVGNQDLISSYADYLFIPRSLFLIDQLRKFINDPFTWVEAHSEEYSLDKASDQLYYFYSISNPEVKYELTYYPDDAKFYFYNEHNERVTVN